The proteins below come from a single Staphylococcus sp. MI 10-1553 genomic window:
- a CDS encoding trypsin-like serine peptidase, whose product MKKLRLLLLLSVVFLLLIPVDVTYAKKGTQVRVPDTIADSHSKYTAKYKSGIYHTCTAILISSTAAVTAKHCGGNRRLRYGGTIYPGASGYSTPFGYMNISDYIPNPKYDIAVIKGTLRDQDKFYRYYIRPFKTKVTGYTSEQLQRFVGKEGYSYGYPNRDSIYYQYRSDGNITFSQKTPLYLRTELPAYGGQSGSGVFTKDSDFIGIIITRTPTDFKANVLPFTTDIANWINKYAN is encoded by the coding sequence GTGAAAAAGTTACGGTTGTTGCTTTTATTGTCTGTTGTATTCTTGCTCCTTATTCCTGTAGATGTGACTTACGCCAAAAAAGGAACACAAGTGCGCGTTCCAGATACAATTGCTGATTCTCACAGTAAATATACTGCGAAATATAAATCTGGTATTTACCACACTTGTACAGCTATTCTGATTTCATCAACTGCTGCAGTCACTGCTAAACATTGTGGAGGTAATCGACGCTTAAGATATGGTGGCACGATATATCCTGGTGCATCAGGATACAGTACACCTTTTGGTTACATGAATATTAGCGACTATATTCCAAATCCGAAGTATGATATTGCGGTTATAAAAGGCACTTTAAGGGATCAAGATAAATTTTACAGATACTATATTAGACCTTTCAAAACAAAAGTAACAGGTTATACATCGGAACAATTACAGAGATTTGTTGGTAAAGAAGGCTATTCCTATGGCTATCCAAACAGAGATAGTATTTATTATCAATACCGCAGTGATGGCAACATTACTTTCTCTCAAAAAACACCGCTCTATCTTCGTACAGAATTGCCAGCTTATGGAGGGCAATCTGGGTCTGGAGTATTCACCAAAGATAGTGATTTTATCGGGATTATCATCACAAGAACACCTACAGATTTCAAAGCCAATGTGCTCCCTTTTACTACAGATATTGCCAATTGGATCAATAAATACGCAAATTAA
- a CDS encoding trypsin-like serine peptidase, with translation MKKLQLLLLLSLACTILTPVDAVYAKEDGVTSDAVSKPHQDIVPDTVKDPHSKYTAKFKMKDGRVCTAILISSTAALTARHCVGNTRKTNVGTIYPGASGSSTPFGYMNISEYIPNPDLDPFKKYDIAILKGTERDQDKFYKYYIKKFKTSLRGYTDDQFKKFVGKEVYSYGYPYKGSDFYQYRSDGSITSYIETFKYLYTDMPAFVGQSGSGVFTKNGDFIGLIIESTTQKHEAVVLPFTQEIADWVNKNAN, from the coding sequence ATGAAAAAGTTACAATTACTTCTCTTATTGTCTTTAGCATGCACTATTCTTACGCCTGTCGATGCTGTTTACGCCAAAGAAGATGGAGTGACCTCAGATGCAGTTTCTAAGCCTCACCAAGACATTGTTCCAGACACGGTTAAAGACCCTCACAGTAAATATACGGCAAAATTCAAAATGAAAGATGGCCGCGTTTGTACAGCTATTTTAATTTCATCAACGGCCGCATTAACCGCTCGACATTGTGTAGGAAACACACGTAAAACAAATGTCGGGACGATATATCCTGGTGCTTCAGGATCGAGTACGCCTTTTGGTTATATGAATATTAGTGAATACATTCCAAATCCAGATCTAGATCCATTTAAAAAGTACGACATAGCGATATTAAAAGGAACCGAAAGAGACCAAGATAAATTCTACAAATATTACATTAAAAAATTCAAAACGTCTCTTAGAGGTTATACAGATGACCAATTTAAGAAATTCGTCGGCAAAGAAGTATACTCTTATGGCTATCCTTACAAAGGAAGCGATTTTTATCAATACCGGAGTGATGGTTCAATTACTAGTTATATTGAAACCTTCAAATATCTCTATACGGATATGCCAGCATTTGTAGGTCAATCAGGATCTGGTGTCTTTACAAAAAATGGTGATTTTATTGGGCTCATTATCGAAAGTACAACACAAAAACATGAGGCAGTTGTACTCCCTTTTACTCAAGAAATTGCAGACTGGGTAAACAAGAACGCAAATTAG
- a CDS encoding trypsin-like serine peptidase: MKRLQLLLLLSLACFLLMPNNAAYAKGTQVLVPDTVRDTRSKYTAKYVSGIGHTCTAILISSTAAVTAKHCGGTKPITPAGTIYPGASGPDTPFGYMNIRYYFPHPTQDIAVIKGILRDQSKAYQYYIRPFSTKVTGYTNEQLEGFKDSEIYSYGYPYRDGVFKQYRSDGKITSYSKYLPLLSTDMPAYKGQSGSGVFIKNGNFLGIIVSATNEDEANVLPFTEDIANWINEKAS; encoded by the coding sequence ATGAAAAGATTACAATTATTGCTCTTATTGTCTTTAGCATGCTTTCTCCTTATGCCTAATAATGCCGCCTATGCCAAAGGAACACAAGTGCTCGTTCCAGATACAGTTAGAGACACACGAAGTAAGTATACTGCAAAATATGTATCCGGTATCGGCCACACTTGTACGGCCATTCTGATTTCATCAACTGCCGCAGTCACTGCTAAACATTGCGGAGGGACAAAACCCATAACACCTGCCGGGACGATATATCCAGGTGCATCAGGACCAGATACACCTTTTGGTTATATGAATATTAGATATTACTTTCCTCATCCAACGCAAGATATTGCAGTAATTAAAGGGATTTTAAGGGACCAAAGTAAAGCCTATCAATACTATATTAGACCATTTAGTACAAAAGTTACTGGTTATACAAATGAGCAATTAGAGGGCTTCAAAGATAGCGAAATCTATTCTTATGGCTATCCATACAGAGATGGTGTTTTTAAGCAATACCGCAGTGATGGCAAAATCACTTCTTACAGCAAATATCTTCCTCTACTTAGTACGGATATGCCTGCATATAAAGGTCAGTCAGGGTCTGGCGTCTTCATAAAAAATGGCAATTTTCTTGGAATTATCGTCTCAGCAACAAATGAAGACGAAGCAAATGTACTCCCATTTACTGAAGATATTGCAAATTGGATTAACGAAAAAGCGAGTTAG
- a CDS encoding trypsin-like serine peptidase: MKKLRLILLLSLACFILLPIDATYAKKGTQVLVPDTVKDPHSKYTAKYESADHSHCTAILISSTVALTAKHCGGDHPTTYNGRIYPGGSGLSTPFGYMNISSYIPNPDYDIAILKGTEKDQSRAYHYYIKPFKTPVRAFSDQELYGIMGLDVYSYGYPYKFSGYKQYRSDGSIYYYYKDVAFVHTSLPTYEGQSGSGAFLKDGKFVGIIITRTEKFEGNFLPFTQQIADWVNKNAN; the protein is encoded by the coding sequence ATGAAAAAATTACGATTGATACTATTACTGTCACTAGCATGCTTTATCCTTCTCCCTATCGATGCTACTTACGCCAAAAAAGGGACGCAGGTACTCGTTCCAGATACAGTTAAAGATCCTCACAGCAAATATACTGCTAAATACGAGTCTGCGGACCACTCACATTGTACGGCCATACTCATTTCGTCAACTGTCGCATTAACTGCTAAACATTGCGGCGGGGATCACCCTACAACATATAATGGCAGAATTTATCCAGGAGGGTCAGGGTTGAGTACGCCTTTTGGTTATATGAATATTAGTAGCTATATTCCAAACCCGGACTATGATATTGCGATACTGAAGGGGACTGAAAAAGACCAAAGTAGAGCCTATCATTACTATATTAAACCATTCAAGACACCTGTTAGAGCTTTCAGTGATCAAGAATTATACGGTATCATGGGGCTTGACGTATACTCGTATGGTTACCCTTACAAGTTTAGTGGTTATAAGCAATACCGCAGCGATGGTAGCATTTATTATTATTATAAAGATGTCGCTTTTGTTCATACATCATTGCCTACTTATGAAGGGCAATCGGGATCTGGTGCTTTCTTAAAAGATGGTAAATTTGTCGGTATCATTATCACAAGAACAGAAAAATTTGAAGGTAATTTCCTCCCTTTTACCCAACAAATCGCGGACTGGGTTAACAAAAACGCAAATTAA
- a CDS encoding SLC13 family permease: MNNPNESRLLTFFTDKKKDPSYTLAQAIGLVLGPLLFALILLFVRPDDLSFKGVYVLAITAWIAIWWITEAIPIPATSLLPLVLLPLGHVMNSATVSAQYGNDIIYLFLGGFILAIAMERWDLHTRIALTIISSIGTSTGRILLGFMVATGGLSMFVSNTAAVMIMIPIGLAIIKEANALKTEADSDESIQKFERSLVLGIGYAGTIGGLGTLIGTPPLIILKGQYATNFGGELSFAKWMIVGVPTVMLLLFLAWLYFKFVAFRHDMKTLPGGQKVIKDKLDALGKIKYEEKVVFVVFLLASFLWISREFLLSKWAFTELVADGTIAMFVSILLFLIPAKHQHKRILDWSVAKELPWGVLILFGGGLALAKGIQQSGLAAWLGEQLTLLKGVSPMIIVLVITVFILFLTEITSNTATATMILPILATLSVAIDVHPLLLMAPAAMAANCAYMLPVGTPPNAIVFGTGKIQIKEMAVKGFVMNLISIVVIIVVVYFIMPFVLGIDITDSIPVKK; this comes from the coding sequence GACCGGATGATTTATCTTTCAAAGGGGTTTACGTCCTCGCGATTACAGCTTGGATTGCGATTTGGTGGATTACAGAGGCCATTCCAATTCCTGCGACAAGTTTATTGCCACTCGTGCTGTTGCCGTTAGGACACGTCATGAACAGTGCAACCGTGTCCGCACAATATGGGAATGATATTATTTATCTTTTCTTAGGTGGTTTTATTCTAGCCATTGCGATGGAACGTTGGGACTTACATACACGCATTGCGCTCACGATTATTAGCAGTATTGGTACAAGTACAGGGCGTATTTTACTTGGTTTCATGGTCGCAACAGGTGGTTTATCGATGTTTGTATCGAACACAGCTGCGGTAATGATTATGATTCCGATTGGTTTGGCCATTATTAAAGAAGCCAATGCATTGAAAACAGAAGCAGATAGTGATGAAAGTATTCAAAAATTTGAACGCTCACTTGTGCTTGGTATCGGTTATGCCGGCACAATTGGAGGGTTGGGCACTCTTATTGGAACACCGCCGTTAATTATTTTAAAAGGGCAATATGCGACAAACTTTGGTGGCGAACTCAGCTTTGCGAAATGGATGATTGTTGGCGTACCTACAGTCATGTTACTTCTATTTTTAGCGTGGCTTTACTTCAAATTTGTAGCGTTCCGTCATGACATGAAAACATTGCCAGGTGGTCAAAAAGTCATTAAAGACAAATTGGACGCTTTAGGTAAAATCAAATATGAAGAAAAAGTCGTATTCGTCGTCTTTTTATTAGCGAGCTTTTTATGGATTTCACGTGAATTTTTATTATCCAAATGGGCTTTCACAGAACTCGTGGCAGATGGTACGATTGCGATGTTCGTGTCCATTTTACTATTTTTAATTCCAGCGAAACACCAACATAAGCGTATTTTAGATTGGTCTGTCGCAAAAGAATTACCGTGGGGCGTATTAATTCTATTTGGTGGCGGTTTAGCATTAGCCAAAGGGATCCAACAAAGTGGACTCGCGGCGTGGCTCGGTGAACAGCTGACATTGTTAAAAGGGGTCAGCCCGATGATTATTGTCCTTGTGATTACAGTGTTTATCTTGTTCTTAACGGAAATCACATCCAATACAGCGACAGCTACAATGATTTTACCGATATTAGCGACACTCTCTGTTGCGATTGACGTGCACCCATTACTGTTAATGGCACCTGCAGCGATGGCGGCCAACTGTGCGTACATGTTGCCGGTAGGGACACCACCGAACGCGATTGTCTTTGGTACAGGTAAAATTCAAATTAAAGAAATGGCAGTCAAAGGGTTTGTCATGAACTTGATCAGTATCGTTGTAATTATTGTTGTCGTGTACTTTATCATGCCGTTCGTGTTAGGTATCGATATTACAGACAGCATTCCAGTTAAAAAATAA